In Kitasatospora gansuensis, a genomic segment contains:
- a CDS encoding arabinofuranosidase catalytic domain-containing protein, whose translation MKRAQEPTRSSPHAGPPHRRANVWARIGAAAVLVTGALVGATTTVGTAQAAGSLPCDLYAAGGTPCVAAHSTTRMLYSSYNGPLYQVQRASDNAIRDIGVLSTGGYADAAAQDSFCAGTRCEISVIYDQSGRGNHLTRAPLGTFNGPGPGGSDALADATAAPITVAGHKAYGVFVSPGTGYRNNHTNGIAIGDQPEGMYAIFDGTHYNSGCCFDYGNAETTNHDDGNGTMEAIYFGSIRAWGTGAGSGPWIMADMENGLFSGVNPGYNANDPTISHRFTTAIVKGESNHWAIRGGDARSGGLSTFYDGVRPNAAGYHPMKKQGAVLLGIGGDNSNSSAGTFYEGVMTAGYPSNATEDAVQSNITSVGYAASATGANKGELHAVGAGKCLDVPGWSTAGGTQLQTWDCNDGANQIFTHTSSNELTVYSGSSQLCLDAAGYGNSAGTRVQTYACNGQANQQWKVNSDGTITGAASGLCLDVKDASTASGALVQLWTCNTGSNQKWTLG comes from the coding sequence ATGAAACGAGCACAGGAGCCGACCCGATCCAGCCCCCACGCGGGTCCACCGCACCGTCGGGCGAACGTGTGGGCCCGCATCGGGGCCGCAGCCGTGCTCGTCACCGGTGCACTGGTCGGCGCCACGACGACGGTCGGCACGGCACAGGCGGCGGGTTCGCTTCCGTGTGACCTGTACGCCGCGGGCGGCACGCCCTGTGTAGCCGCGCACAGCACGACGCGCATGCTGTACTCCTCGTACAACGGGCCGCTGTACCAAGTTCAGCGTGCCTCGGACAACGCCATCCGGGACATCGGCGTCCTGTCCACGGGCGGATACGCCGACGCGGCCGCGCAGGACTCGTTCTGCGCGGGTACGAGGTGCGAGATCAGCGTCATCTACGACCAGTCGGGCCGCGGCAACCACCTCACCAGGGCTCCGCTCGGTACGTTCAACGGCCCGGGCCCCGGCGGATCCGACGCCCTCGCGGACGCCACCGCCGCCCCGATCACCGTCGCCGGCCACAAGGCCTACGGCGTCTTCGTCAGTCCTGGCACCGGCTACCGCAACAACCACACCAACGGGATCGCCATCGGCGACCAACCCGAGGGCATGTACGCCATCTTCGACGGCACCCACTACAACAGCGGCTGCTGCTTCGACTACGGCAACGCCGAGACCACCAACCACGACGACGGCAACGGCACCATGGAGGCGATCTACTTCGGCAGCATCCGGGCCTGGGGCACCGGCGCCGGGAGCGGCCCGTGGATCATGGCCGACATGGAGAACGGCCTGTTCTCGGGGGTGAACCCGGGCTACAACGCCAACGACCCGACGATCAGCCACCGGTTCACCACCGCGATCGTCAAGGGGGAGTCCAACCACTGGGCGATCCGCGGCGGCGACGCTCGGTCCGGCGGCCTGTCGACCTTCTACGACGGCGTACGCCCCAACGCCGCCGGCTACCACCCGATGAAGAAGCAGGGCGCTGTCCTCCTCGGCATCGGTGGCGACAACAGCAACAGCTCCGCCGGCACCTTCTACGAAGGCGTCATGACCGCCGGCTACCCCTCGAACGCCACCGAGGACGCCGTCCAGTCCAACATCACCTCCGTCGGCTACGCCGCCTCCGCCACCGGAGCGAACAAGGGTGAGTTGCACGCGGTGGGCGCGGGCAAGTGTCTTGACGTGCCGGGATGGTCCACCGCGGGGGGCACCCAACTGCAGACCTGGGACTGCAACGACGGGGCGAACCAGATCTTCACGCACACGTCATCGAACGAGTTGACGGTTTACTCGGGCTCCTCGCAGCTGTGTCTGGACGCCGCCGGCTACGGGAACTCCGCGGGCACCCGGGTCCAGACCTACGCGTGCAACGGGCAGGCCAACCAGCAGTGGAAGGTCAACTCCGACGGCACCATCACCGGAGCCGCATCCGGGCTCTGCCTGGACGTCAAGGATGCCTCCACCGCCAGCGGCGCCCTCGTCCAGCTGTGGACCTGCAACACCGGCAGCAACCAGAAGTGGACCCTGGGCTGA
- a CDS encoding alpha-L-fucosidase — MTISRRVFLSSAAGVVAAVAADLTLGTTRALAAPSSYSPTWASVDQHPPAPEWFQDAKFGIYFHWGAFSVPAYDNEWYPRNMYIPGLGANSHHVATYGDPSVWPYNNFLDGARDKAGNWVQFAPKLVSQGGRFDPDAWAQLFVNAGAKFAGPVSEHHDGFSMWNSSANEWNSVQHGPRLDLLALFRDAIRGKGLKLLVAMHHAFNFNGFYDHVPAQPTAGLKKLYGQLGTAAENQLWFDKLKEVVDLAQPDILWEDFDLSLVDESQRLNFLSYYYNQAISWGREVVATYKDGYNNNGEMFDYERGGPADITSPYWLTDDSVSDSSWCYTVGIGYYSTAQMLHALIDRISKNGNMLLNIAPMADGTIPQGQQDVLLGLGDHLKRFGESLYATRAWTVHGEGPTKMGGGSFTAPVAGTNRDFRFTRDKADTVLYATVLGWPGNSTTITTLASGRIDLGSLTSVRLLNSNSGTYIDLPTPTQSSDGLHISLPSASAPFNALAYVLKFTFSGQIPVLGGNGVATAYSDVSYAGTAAKLGLGSYTAAQLQSAGLAARTISSLRIPAGYQVIGYSGDNFSGTAWTFPTDNADLRDTGNNDAVTSLKVLFDPAKYFRLTNVTDGLTLDSGGNVASGSNLKQWTWDGSPNLQWQAVDLGNGYYRLVNRTNGMAADGWGATANGAPAQQAPWNGGTNQQWQITDRGNGRYTIANRTTGLVLDGGGQVTSGSATKQWAWTGSTNLLWTFTVQ; from the coding sequence ATGACCATCAGCAGGCGCGTGTTCCTTTCGAGTGCCGCCGGTGTGGTCGCCGCCGTGGCGGCGGATCTCACTCTCGGTACGACGAGGGCGCTGGCGGCCCCCTCGTCGTACTCGCCCACGTGGGCGTCGGTGGACCAGCACCCGCCGGCGCCGGAGTGGTTCCAGGACGCGAAGTTCGGGATCTACTTCCACTGGGGTGCCTTCAGCGTCCCGGCGTACGACAACGAGTGGTACCCGCGGAACATGTACATCCCGGGCCTGGGCGCCAACAGCCACCACGTCGCCACCTACGGCGACCCCTCGGTGTGGCCGTACAACAACTTCCTCGACGGAGCCCGCGACAAGGCGGGCAACTGGGTGCAGTTCGCGCCCAAGCTGGTCTCCCAAGGGGGAAGATTCGACCCGGACGCCTGGGCGCAGCTGTTCGTGAACGCGGGCGCGAAGTTCGCCGGACCGGTGTCCGAACACCACGACGGGTTCTCGATGTGGAACAGCTCGGCCAACGAGTGGAACTCCGTCCAGCACGGGCCGCGTCTGGACCTGCTGGCACTTTTCCGCGACGCCATCCGGGGCAAGGGCCTGAAGCTTCTCGTGGCCATGCACCACGCGTTCAACTTCAACGGCTTCTACGACCACGTGCCCGCCCAGCCGACCGCCGGCCTGAAGAAGCTGTACGGGCAGCTCGGCACCGCCGCGGAGAACCAGCTGTGGTTCGACAAGCTCAAGGAGGTCGTGGACCTGGCGCAGCCGGACATCCTCTGGGAGGACTTCGACCTGAGCCTGGTCGACGAGAGTCAGCGGCTGAACTTCCTCTCCTACTACTACAACCAGGCCATCTCCTGGGGCAGAGAAGTCGTGGCCACCTACAAGGACGGCTACAACAACAACGGCGAGATGTTCGACTACGAACGCGGCGGACCGGCCGACATCACCAGCCCGTACTGGCTGACCGACGACAGCGTCAGCGACTCCAGCTGGTGCTACACCGTCGGCATCGGCTACTACTCCACCGCCCAGATGCTGCACGCGCTGATCGACCGGATCAGCAAGAACGGCAACATGCTGCTCAACATCGCCCCGATGGCCGACGGCACCATCCCCCAGGGCCAGCAGGACGTCCTGCTGGGACTCGGCGACCATCTCAAGCGGTTCGGCGAATCCCTGTACGCCACCCGCGCCTGGACCGTCCACGGCGAAGGCCCGACCAAGATGGGCGGAGGCTCCTTCACCGCCCCTGTGGCCGGAACGAACAGGGACTTCCGGTTCACCCGCGACAAGGCCGACACCGTCCTGTACGCAACGGTCCTGGGCTGGCCCGGCAACTCCACGACGATCACCACCCTGGCGAGCGGACGCATCGACCTCGGATCACTGACGTCCGTGCGGTTGCTGAACAGCAACAGCGGCACGTACATCGACCTGCCCACCCCCACGCAGAGCAGCGACGGCCTGCACATCAGCCTTCCGTCGGCCTCGGCGCCGTTCAACGCCCTCGCGTACGTGCTGAAGTTCACCTTCTCCGGCCAGATTCCCGTGCTCGGCGGCAACGGCGTCGCCACCGCGTACAGCGATGTCTCGTACGCGGGCACGGCAGCGAAGCTCGGGCTGGGCAGCTACACGGCCGCGCAACTGCAGAGCGCCGGCCTTGCGGCGCGCACGATCTCCTCCCTCCGGATACCCGCCGGTTACCAGGTGATCGGCTACTCGGGAGACAACTTCTCCGGCACGGCCTGGACCTTCCCCACCGACAACGCCGACCTGCGCGACACCGGCAACAACGACGCCGTCACCTCGCTCAAGGTGCTCTTCGACCCTGCCAAGTACTTCCGCCTCACCAACGTCACCGACGGCTTGACGCTGGACAGCGGCGGCAACGTCGCCTCAGGCAGCAACCTCAAGCAGTGGACCTGGGACGGCAGCCCGAACCTCCAGTGGCAGGCCGTCGATCTGGGCAACGGCTACTACCGTCTGGTCAACCGCACCAACGGCATGGCCGCCGACGGCTGGGGCGCCACCGCCAACGGGGCGCCGGCCCAGCAGGCCCCCTGGAACGGCGGCACCAACCAGCAGTGGCAGATCACCGACCGCGGCAACGGCCGGTACACCATCGCCAACCGCACCACCGGCCTCGTCCTCGACGGCGGCGGCCAGGTCACCTCCGGCTCCGCCACCAAGCAATGGGCCTGGACCGGCAGCACCAACCTCCTGTGGACCTTCACCGTCCAGTGA
- a CDS encoding galactosylceramidase, with the protein MSGIPWPSWAGRRLPVAAAVTALVAALSVGVPATHAVAASATTIAVNGSSPGLTFDGDGAISGGGGNSRLLADYPPAQQSQILDYLFKPGYGAQVQILKLETGGSGNSTSGAEPSFEEVEGNINCSAGYEFWLGRQAVQRNPGIKLYGLTWSAPAWVGSSFYNANGIRYVLDWLGCAKQHGLTISYIGGWNEHGYDANWFPQLRSALDNNGYGSVQVVAADANDSGWSTADGLASNPAFKAATAVVGNHYPCSPYSGSSSYTQCTSTPTAKGLGLPLWASENGTLDHQAGGAPMARTNNLVYLQGRMVANINWPIVASAYPDVSFVGQGLIRADQPWSGAYDVGLSTWAMAHTTQFAQPGWRYLDSGSGYLGGSSYTQGSYVSLKSPDNHDWSTVIETTRASGPQTVTFNVGGGLSTGTVHVWSTNLASSDPSTWFVRNPDVTPDGSGKVTVTLQPDRVYSFTTTTGQGKGTASSPAAAELPLPYSDDFTSEAFGSQPRYLGTMEGAFDVQPCVGRSGRCVQQETPARPLEWGYFNGDTRPYTAGGNGNWTNYQVSADVMNKAAGSVGIAGRQQSAGEQWNAGEDPTHVKGYWFSLSDSGAWSVTRSDFADNKLTLASGTMPSAAGPGTWHHLALGFSGATITAAVDGTTVSTVTDTAYSAGKVALFTGGYTVGSQFANLTVAPLPGGTAQTVTVPYSAVGQWQYSGSWSSGGGNTWSAAVGATATLTFKGSYVALDSIAYDSQGVVTVSVDGGAATSVDLYRNSSQGVTAPVFTANGLDPTVTHTLKVTVTGTKNPASSGTWASVAYAVVGTPQTIPYSAVGQWQYSGSWSSGGGNTWSATVGATATLTFKGSGVTLDSIVYNGQGVVTVSVDGGAATSVDLYRNSSQGVTAPVFTANGLDPTVTHTLKVTVTGTKNPASNGTWASVADAAIT; encoded by the coding sequence ATGTCAGGAATCCCATGGCCCAGTTGGGCAGGGCGCCGCCTGCCGGTCGCTGCGGCCGTCACGGCCCTGGTGGCCGCGCTGTCGGTCGGAGTGCCCGCGACGCACGCGGTCGCCGCCTCGGCGACCACCATCGCGGTGAATGGATCGTCGCCGGGACTGACCTTCGACGGCGACGGCGCGATCAGCGGAGGCGGGGGGAACAGTCGCCTGCTGGCGGACTATCCCCCAGCCCAGCAGAGCCAGATTCTGGACTACCTGTTCAAGCCCGGATACGGGGCGCAGGTGCAGATCCTCAAACTGGAAACGGGCGGCTCGGGCAACTCGACCTCGGGCGCGGAGCCGTCCTTCGAGGAGGTCGAGGGCAATATCAACTGCAGTGCGGGGTACGAGTTCTGGCTGGGCCGGCAAGCAGTTCAGCGCAACCCCGGCATCAAGCTGTACGGGCTCACCTGGTCCGCTCCCGCATGGGTCGGTTCGAGCTTCTACAACGCCAACGGGATCCGGTACGTCCTGGACTGGCTGGGATGCGCGAAGCAGCACGGCTTGACGATCAGTTACATCGGTGGCTGGAACGAGCACGGTTACGACGCCAACTGGTTCCCCCAGCTGCGCAGCGCCCTCGACAACAATGGCTACGGCAGCGTGCAGGTGGTGGCCGCCGACGCGAACGACTCCGGATGGTCGACCGCGGACGGACTGGCGAGCAACCCGGCGTTCAAGGCGGCCACGGCAGTGGTCGGCAACCACTACCCGTGCTCCCCGTACAGCGGCTCCAGTTCCTACACCCAGTGCACCAGCACGCCGACGGCCAAGGGGCTCGGGCTGCCGCTGTGGGCCAGCGAGAACGGAACGCTGGACCACCAAGCCGGCGGAGCACCGATGGCCCGCACGAACAACCTGGTCTACCTCCAGGGCCGGATGGTCGCGAACATCAACTGGCCGATCGTGGCGAGCGCCTATCCCGATGTCTCCTTCGTGGGACAGGGGCTGATCAGGGCGGACCAGCCCTGGTCGGGTGCCTATGACGTGGGTCTGTCGACCTGGGCGATGGCCCATACCACCCAGTTCGCGCAGCCGGGCTGGCGCTACCTCGACAGCGGCTCCGGATACCTGGGCGGATCGTCCTACACGCAGGGCAGCTATGTGTCCCTGAAGTCGCCCGACAACCACGACTGGTCCACGGTCATCGAGACCACGAGGGCTTCCGGCCCGCAGACCGTGACGTTCAACGTGGGAGGTGGACTGTCGACAGGCACGGTCCATGTCTGGTCCACCAACCTGGCGTCGAGTGATCCGTCCACCTGGTTCGTCCGGAATCCGGATGTCACCCCGGACGGCTCGGGGAAGGTCACGGTGACCCTGCAACCGGACCGGGTCTACTCCTTCACCACCACGACCGGCCAGGGCAAGGGGACGGCTTCCAGCCCGGCGGCGGCTGAGCTGCCGCTGCCGTACAGCGACGACTTCACTTCGGAAGCGTTCGGCAGCCAGCCCCGCTATCTCGGCACGATGGAGGGCGCGTTCGACGTGCAGCCGTGCGTGGGGCGCTCCGGGCGATGCGTCCAGCAGGAGACGCCTGCCCGGCCGCTGGAATGGGGCTACTTCAACGGCGACACGCGTCCCTACACCGCAGGTGGCAACGGCAACTGGACCAACTACCAGGTCTCGGCCGACGTGATGAACAAGGCCGCCGGATCAGTAGGCATCGCGGGCCGTCAGCAGAGCGCAGGGGAGCAGTGGAACGCGGGAGAAGACCCGACCCACGTGAAGGGCTACTGGTTCTCGTTGAGCGACAGCGGCGCGTGGTCGGTCACCCGTTCCGACTTCGCGGACAACAAGCTGACGCTGGCGAGCGGCACGATGCCGAGCGCAGCAGGACCGGGTACCTGGCACCACCTCGCGCTGGGGTTCAGTGGTGCGACCATCACGGCTGCCGTCGACGGCACGACGGTCAGCACGGTCACCGACACCGCGTACAGCGCCGGCAAGGTCGCACTCTTCACCGGCGGGTACACCGTCGGCAGCCAGTTCGCCAACCTGACGGTCGCGCCGCTGCCGGGTGGCACAGCACAGACGGTGACCGTGCCCTACAGCGCCGTCGGCCAGTGGCAGTACTCCGGGTCCTGGTCCAGCGGTGGCGGCAACACCTGGTCCGCCGCCGTCGGCGCCACCGCCACCCTGACCTTCAAGGGAAGCTACGTGGCACTGGACTCCATCGCCTACGACAGCCAGGGCGTTGTGACGGTCTCGGTCGACGGCGGTGCGGCGACCTCCGTGGATCTGTACCGCAACTCCAGCCAGGGCGTGACCGCACCGGTCTTCACCGCCAACGGCCTCGATCCGACGGTGACCCACACGCTCAAGGTCACCGTCACCGGTACCAAGAATCCCGCCTCCAGCGGAACTTGGGCCTCGGTCGCCTACGCTGTCGTCGGGACGCCGCAGACCATCCCGTACAGCGCCGTCGGCCAGTGGCAGTACTCCGGGTCCTGGTCCAGTGGCGGCGGCAACACCTGGTCCGCCACCGTCGGCGCCACCGCCACCCTGACCTTCAAGGGAAGCGGTGTGACGCTGGACTCCATCGTCTACAACGGCCAGGGCGTTGTGACGGTCTCGGTCGACGGCGGTGCGGCGACCTCCGTGGATCTGTACCGCAACTCCAGCCAGGGCGTGACCGCACCGGTCTTCACCGCCAACGGCCTCGATCCGACGGTGACCCACACGCTCAAGGTCACCGTCACCGGTACCAAGAATCCCGCCTCCAACGGCACTTGGGCGTCCGTGGCCGACGCCGCCATCACCTAG
- a CDS encoding ricin-type beta-trefoil lectin domain protein, whose amino-acid sequence MGGKCLGASSDGTANGTKVITWGCNSTSSQKWTFHPDGSITNDLSGLCLDVTDVGTANGSTVQLWGCSGGSNQKWTAASDG is encoded by the coding sequence ATCGGAGGCAAGTGCCTTGGAGCGAGCAGCGACGGCACCGCCAACGGCACCAAGGTCATCACCTGGGGCTGCAACAGCACCAGCAGCCAGAAATGGACCTTCCATCCGGATGGCAGTATCACCAACGACCTCTCCGGTCTCTGCCTCGATGTCACCGATGTCGGCACGGCGAACGGATCAACCGTCCAGCTCTGGGGTTGCTCCGGCGGCTCGAACCAGAAGTGGACGGCCGCCAGCGACGGCTGA
- a CDS encoding AraC family transcriptional regulator, producing MVKTEHPGEGTRVAEYGFHNPDRAPLGIEVTSIAHLASKLSRQALLGVHRTDFHQIILITAGEATTMVDFQEHPSPLGTLLHVAPGRVLRLPRPIQPAQPIQATIVLFTPAFLPPLEAARTLLSPFSPAVRNLAPHENTSLTAALDELAAEYRSAVDEPGSAATVELLRHLLAALVLRIARLPTPDGSRPGPATIGSDTFLRFRHELEHSFATTRSAAAYAARVGYSLPTLNRACQAATGRNAKALIDARVALEAGRLLAHTDLPVATIGRRLGFTEPTNFGKFFTRETGLPPGTFRAHQHPCGAASPPDTTRPPAPAKQP from the coding sequence ATGGTCAAAACCGAGCATCCGGGCGAAGGCACGCGCGTCGCCGAGTACGGCTTCCACAACCCCGACCGCGCCCCGCTGGGCATCGAAGTGACCAGCATTGCCCATCTGGCCAGCAAACTCTCCCGGCAAGCGCTGCTCGGTGTGCACCGCACCGATTTCCATCAGATCATCCTGATCACTGCGGGCGAAGCCACCACCATGGTCGATTTCCAAGAACACCCCTCACCCCTGGGCACCCTGCTGCACGTGGCCCCCGGCCGAGTACTGCGCCTGCCCCGACCCATCCAGCCGGCCCAGCCGATCCAGGCGACCATCGTGCTGTTCACCCCCGCCTTCCTGCCGCCCCTGGAAGCCGCCCGCACCCTGCTCAGCCCCTTCAGCCCCGCCGTCCGGAATCTCGCACCACACGAGAACACCTCACTCACCGCCGCCCTGGACGAACTGGCCGCCGAGTACCGAAGCGCCGTGGACGAGCCGGGCAGCGCGGCCACCGTGGAACTCCTGCGCCACCTACTCGCCGCACTCGTGCTCCGCATCGCCAGACTCCCCACCCCGGACGGCAGCCGGCCCGGCCCCGCCACCATCGGAAGCGACACCTTCTTGCGCTTCCGGCACGAACTCGAACACTCCTTCGCCACCACCCGCAGCGCCGCCGCCTACGCCGCCCGCGTCGGCTACTCCCTGCCCACCCTCAACCGCGCCTGCCAAGCCGCCACCGGCCGCAACGCCAAAGCCCTCATCGACGCCCGCGTCGCCCTGGAGGCCGGCCGCCTCCTGGCCCACACCGACCTGCCCGTCGCCACCATCGGCCGCCGCCTCGGCTTCACCGAACCCACCAACTTCGGCAAGTTCTTCACCCGGGAGACCGGCCTGCCCCCCGGCACCTTCCGCGCACACCAACACCCCTGTGGCGCGGCCTCGCCACCAGATACGACAAGACCGCCGGCTCCTGCCAAGCAGCCGTAG
- a CDS encoding nuclear transport factor 2 family protein, whose product MGNKELVLQAADELFGKKDPAAVDRWVAADYRQHSSLAADGPQALRDLVAGLPDGFRYEGARVIADGDLVALHGTYYGFGPDPLVAFDLFRVDADGKLAEHWDALTPVVAKTASGRSQTDGQGAPRDLDRTEANRALVLEFAERVLKGADYSVLTDFISTETYLQHNAEAADGLDGFGAAAAKWGEQGKNLVYKTVHKVVAEGDLVLLQSEGEFGVPVAYWDLFRVADGKIVEHWDVIAPVPAELPHSNGLF is encoded by the coding sequence ATGGGCAACAAGGAACTGGTTCTGCAGGCCGCCGATGAGCTGTTCGGCAAGAAGGACCCTGCCGCGGTGGACCGCTGGGTCGCGGCCGACTACCGCCAGCACAGCTCACTGGCCGCCGACGGCCCTCAGGCCCTGCGCGACCTGGTGGCCGGTCTGCCCGACGGTTTCCGCTACGAGGGCGCCCGGGTGATCGCGGACGGCGACCTGGTCGCCCTGCACGGCACCTACTACGGCTTCGGACCGGACCCGCTGGTGGCCTTCGACCTGTTCCGCGTCGACGCCGACGGCAAGCTGGCCGAGCACTGGGACGCCCTCACCCCGGTCGTGGCGAAGACCGCTTCCGGCCGCTCGCAGACCGACGGGCAGGGCGCGCCGCGTGACCTGGACCGGACCGAGGCCAACCGGGCCCTGGTCCTGGAGTTCGCGGAGCGGGTCCTCAAGGGTGCCGACTACTCGGTGCTGACCGACTTCATCTCCACCGAGACCTACCTCCAGCACAACGCGGAGGCTGCCGACGGCCTGGACGGCTTCGGCGCCGCCGCCGCGAAGTGGGGCGAGCAGGGCAAGAACCTGGTCTACAAGACGGTGCACAAGGTCGTCGCGGAAGGCGACCTGGTCCTGCTGCAGTCCGAGGGCGAGTTCGGGGTGCCGGTGGCGTACTGGGACCTGTTCCGTGTCGCCGACGGCAAGATCGTCGAGCATTGGGACGTCATCGCGCCGGTCCCGGCCGAGCTGCCGCACTCCAACGGCCTGTTCTGA
- a CDS encoding glycoside hydrolase family 2 protein translates to MSARYFEDYAPGHGCAAPRAVLDSDDSSWDALRVPSHWQLHGYGRPIYLNIAYPIPLDPPFVPDENETGDYRRTFDLPADWTGAPAVLRFEGVDSCAPVWLNGRRLGVTYGSRLPTEFDVGELLRPGRNVLAVRVHQFSAGTYLEDQDTWRLSGIFRDVSLLARPAGGIRDVFVHADYDADTGAGRLRVVTDAHAPVRIDIPALGIHDQSADGEFAFSSVRPWSAEDPQLYEAYLATAGERIRIGFRSIAVDEAGVLRVNGRRVVLRGVNRHEFDPDHGRTLSLEVMRRDVELMKQHNINAVRTAHSSGHVRVGPAA, encoded by the coding sequence GTGTCCGCACGCTATTTCGAGGACTACGCACCCGGCCACGGCTGTGCCGCGCCGCGCGCGGTCCTGGACTCCGACGACAGTTCCTGGGACGCCCTCCGGGTCCCCTCGCACTGGCAGCTGCACGGCTACGGCCGGCCGATCTACCTCAACATCGCCTACCCGATCCCGCTCGACCCGCCCTTCGTCCCGGACGAGAACGAGACCGGGGACTACCGCAGGACCTTCGACCTGCCCGCCGACTGGACGGGTGCGCCGGCCGTGCTGCGCTTCGAGGGCGTGGACTCCTGCGCCCCGGTCTGGCTCAACGGCCGCCGGCTGGGCGTCACTTACGGCAGTCGCCTGCCGACCGAGTTCGACGTGGGCGAGCTGCTGCGGCCCGGCCGCAACGTGCTGGCGGTCCGGGTGCACCAGTTCTCCGCGGGCACCTACCTGGAGGACCAGGACACCTGGCGCCTGTCAGGCATCTTCCGCGACGTGTCCCTGCTGGCCCGCCCTGCCGGCGGCATCCGGGACGTCTTCGTGCACGCCGACTACGACGCGGACACCGGCGCGGGCCGGCTCCGGGTGGTGACCGACGCCCACGCGCCGGTGCGGATCGACATCCCGGCCCTCGGGATCCACGACCAGTCGGCCGACGGCGAGTTCGCCTTCTCTTCGGTACGGCCCTGGAGCGCGGAGGACCCACAGCTCTACGAGGCGTACCTGGCCACCGCCGGCGAGCGGATCCGGATCGGGTTCCGCAGCATCGCCGTCGACGAGGCCGGGGTACTTCGGGTCAACGGCCGCCGGGTGGTGCTGCGCGGCGTGAACCGGCACGAGTTCGACCCCGATCACGGCCGGACGCTCTCGCTCGAAGTCATGCGCCGCGACGTCGAATTGATGAAGCAACACAACATCAACGCCGTACGCACCGCGCACTCTTCGGGCCATGTCCGAGTGGGTCCGGCGGCGTGA